The Triticum dicoccoides isolate Atlit2015 ecotype Zavitan chromosome 6A, WEW_v2.0, whole genome shotgun sequence genome has a window encoding:
- the LOC119314543 gene encoding uncharacterized protein LOC119314543 yields MSTAAASRPSGPILLSPFPNYQSASLSRVKLPAGGSPSPVKSVSVSSPPSSPTAAPKIRRSCMCSPTNHPGSFRCSLHKERKQAAQAGSTSRPVSPPSLPSKRTASPFAQLVPRGSGCSRRSYSGLAQRVPMGSGHWARKALVPSHAVQQLQHRKRVVEQFHAGPSRLSAAAGRQ; encoded by the coding sequence ATGTCGACGGCGGCTGCATCTCGGCCAAGCGGCCCCATCCTTTTGAGCCCCTTTCCCAACTACCAATCCGCCTCGCTCTCCCGTGTCAAGCTCCCCGCCGGTGGCTCGCCGTCGCCGGTCAAGTCCGTCAGCGTCtcctctcccccctcctcccccACCGCCGCCCCCAAGATCCGTCGGTCCTGCATGTGCTCCCCGACGAACCACCCGGGCTCCTTCCGGTGCAGCCTCCACAAGGAGCGCAAGCAGGCGGCCCAAGCTGGCAGCACCAGCAGGCCCGTCTCCCCGCCTTCGCTGCCGTCGAAGCGCACGGCGAGCCCATTCGCGCAGCTCGTCCCCAGAGGCAGCGGCTGCTCTAGACGCTCGTACAGCGGGCTGGCGCAGCGCGTCCCCATGGGGAGCGGGCACTGGGCACGCAAGGCGCTCGTGCCGTCCCACGCAGTGCAGCAGCTGCAGCACCGGAAGCGAGTGGTGGAGCAGTTCCACGCCGGGCCCAGCcggctctccgccgccgccggccgccagtAA